From the genome of Streptomyces sp. NBC_01260, one region includes:
- a CDS encoding quaternary amine ABC transporter ATP-binding protein, with amino-acid sequence MRKLESGSDRDELRAEGTTAAVIDASFTVEPGQIFVVMGLSGSGKSTLLRMLNGLLEPTAGKVLFDGQDLTALTPAELRHVRSTKISMVFQHFALFPHRSVLENAGYGLEVQGVPRDERNRRATEALEMTGLAGWENSWPDELSGGMQQRVGLARALATDADLLLMDESFSALDPLIRRDMQDQLLELQKRLKKTIVFITHDLNEAMRLGDRIAVMRDGEIVQLGTAEDILVTPANDYVASFTQDVDRSRVLTAGAIMAEPHTVMGTRTDDGKELRTPQDVLREAPATVTEGTPIIELFTPCSQSGVAVAVTDDKGKLVGVVPRARLLAVLGEPMPPTEAPQDAAASLKKVASV; translated from the coding sequence GTGCGGAAACTCGAGAGCGGTTCCGACCGTGACGAGCTGCGCGCCGAGGGAACGACCGCAGCGGTGATCGACGCATCGTTCACCGTGGAACCGGGACAGATCTTCGTCGTGATGGGGCTGTCCGGGTCCGGCAAGTCCACTTTGCTGCGGATGCTCAACGGGCTGCTGGAGCCCACCGCCGGGAAGGTGCTGTTCGACGGCCAGGACCTGACCGCCCTGACCCCCGCCGAGCTCCGCCATGTCCGGTCCACCAAGATCAGCATGGTGTTCCAGCACTTCGCGCTCTTCCCTCACCGCAGCGTGCTGGAGAACGCCGGCTACGGCCTGGAGGTGCAGGGTGTGCCGCGCGACGAGCGCAACCGGCGCGCCACGGAGGCCCTGGAGATGACCGGCCTGGCGGGCTGGGAGAACTCCTGGCCCGACGAGCTGTCCGGCGGTATGCAGCAGCGTGTCGGCCTGGCCCGCGCACTGGCCACCGACGCCGACCTGCTCCTGATGGACGAGTCCTTCAGCGCACTCGACCCGCTGATCCGCCGCGACATGCAGGACCAGCTCCTGGAACTGCAGAAGCGGCTGAAGAAGACCATCGTCTTCATCACCCACGACCTCAACGAGGCCATGCGCCTCGGTGACCGTATCGCCGTGATGCGCGACGGGGAGATAGTCCAGCTCGGCACCGCCGAGGACATCCTCGTCACCCCGGCCAACGACTACGTCGCCTCCTTCACCCAGGACGTGGACCGCTCCCGGGTGCTGACCGCAGGCGCGATCATGGCCGAGCCGCACACCGTCATGGGCACCAGGACCGACGACGGCAAGGAACTCCGCACCCCGCAGGACGTCCTGCGGGAGGCCCCCGCCACCGTCACCGAGGGCACCCCGATCATCGAGCTGTTCACACCCTGCTCGCAGAGCGGTGTCGCGGTCGCCGTGACCGACGACAAGGGCAAGCTCGTCGGCGTCGTGCCCCGGGCCCGGCTGCTCGCCGTACTCGGTGAGCCGATGCCCCCCACCGAGGCTCCCCAGGACGCCGCGGCCTCGCTGAAGAAGGTGGCCAGTGTTTAG
- a CDS encoding ABC transporter permease/substrate binding protein, with protein MFRLHLGDWVDSAVDWLQTHLAWLFDAISSVVSGMFDGIAAVLSAPAPLLFAGIVAVIAWWLRGLLAGVLAFVGFALIDSVELWDEAMDTLTLVLVATIVTLVLAVPLGIWASRSKTVSAVTRPVLDFMQTMPAMVYLIPGVIFFGVGVVPGIIATIIFALPPGVRMTELGIRQVDGELVEAAEAFGTTSRNTLLRVQLPLALPTIMAGINQVIMLGLSMVVIAGMVGGGGLGGSVYRAIGNVDVGLGFEAGISIVILAMYLDRMTSALGREVSPLARRALAKAQAVTGGLKVWNYRPQPVVAVAGIVALALVAGGMGLFGSSKSDDTASSDPKNIGAGKTISMGYIPWDEGIASTYLWKELLEQRGFKVDVKQYEAGALYTGMANGQIDFETDSWLPVTHAAYWKKYKDRLEDMGSWYGPTSLELAVPSYVKGVDSLDDLKGKASDFKGRIVGIEPSAGETGLLKDKILPGYGLDKEYKVVDGSTPSMLAELKRSYAKKEPIVVPLWSPHWAYNQYKLTKLKDPKNLWGKGDGIHTLTRKGFSDENPEVGKWLKNFKMTEDQLTSLEAQIQKSGSGKEQEAVRTWLKANPGVADKAAPVAEAATSKDANGKDERERAVEMAWFPWEEDIAATYLWKAVLEDRGYKINLKQFEVGPMYTAMSRGQIDVQFDGWLPYTQKNYWDKYGSKLTDIGSWYGPTSIEVAVPGYVKDVKTLADLKGKSSQFKGRIVGIEPGTATMENLKKNVLPKYGLDKEYKVVDSSTPGMLAELKRAYAKKEPVAVLLWTPHWAYSEYKMTKLQDPRKAFGEGDRLHTIGSKDFPKNYPQLTKWFKDFKLSEDQLAGLENEIQKLGTGHEEEAVKSWMAKNPGIADKMAPQQ; from the coding sequence GTGTTTAGGCTTCACCTCGGCGACTGGGTCGACTCCGCCGTCGACTGGCTCCAGACCCACCTCGCCTGGCTCTTCGACGCCATCAGCTCCGTGGTCAGCGGCATGTTCGACGGTATCGCCGCCGTGCTCTCCGCGCCCGCCCCCCTGCTCTTCGCGGGCATCGTCGCCGTTATCGCCTGGTGGCTGCGCGGACTGCTCGCCGGTGTACTCGCGTTTGTCGGCTTCGCCCTCATCGACTCGGTCGAGTTGTGGGACGAAGCGATGGACACACTCACGCTGGTGCTCGTCGCGACGATCGTGACGCTGGTGCTGGCCGTTCCGCTCGGTATCTGGGCGTCCCGCTCCAAGACCGTCAGCGCGGTGACCCGTCCGGTCCTCGACTTCATGCAGACCATGCCCGCCATGGTCTACCTGATCCCCGGCGTCATCTTCTTCGGCGTCGGCGTGGTCCCCGGCATCATCGCCACCATCATCTTCGCGCTGCCCCCGGGCGTCCGGATGACCGAGCTCGGCATCCGCCAGGTCGACGGTGAACTCGTCGAGGCGGCAGAGGCCTTCGGCACCACCTCGCGCAACACCCTGCTGCGGGTGCAGCTGCCGCTCGCGCTGCCCACGATCATGGCGGGCATCAACCAGGTCATCATGCTGGGCCTGTCCATGGTGGTCATCGCCGGCATGGTCGGCGGCGGGGGCCTCGGTGGATCCGTCTACCGCGCCATCGGCAACGTGGATGTCGGTCTCGGCTTCGAGGCCGGTATCTCCATCGTCATCCTGGCCATGTACCTGGACCGGATGACCAGCGCCCTGGGCCGCGAGGTCTCCCCGCTGGCCCGCCGCGCGCTCGCCAAGGCGCAGGCCGTGACCGGCGGACTGAAGGTGTGGAACTACCGCCCGCAGCCCGTCGTCGCCGTGGCCGGCATCGTCGCCCTCGCTCTCGTGGCCGGCGGCATGGGCCTGTTCGGCTCCTCGAAGTCGGACGACACCGCGAGCAGCGACCCGAAGAACATCGGCGCCGGCAAGACGATCAGCATGGGTTACATCCCGTGGGACGAGGGCATCGCCTCCACGTACCTCTGGAAGGAACTGCTGGAGCAGCGCGGCTTCAAGGTCGACGTCAAGCAGTACGAGGCCGGCGCGCTGTACACCGGTATGGCCAACGGCCAGATCGACTTCGAGACCGACTCCTGGCTGCCGGTCACCCACGCCGCGTACTGGAAGAAGTACAAGGACCGCCTGGAGGACATGGGCTCCTGGTACGGACCCACCTCCCTGGAGCTGGCCGTCCCCTCGTACGTGAAGGGCGTCGACTCGCTCGACGACCTCAAGGGCAAGGCGTCCGACTTCAAGGGCCGCATCGTCGGCATCGAGCCGAGCGCCGGTGAGACGGGCCTGCTCAAGGACAAGATCCTGCCGGGCTACGGCCTGGACAAGGAGTACAAGGTCGTCGACGGCTCCACGCCGTCGATGCTGGCCGAGCTGAAGCGCTCGTACGCCAAGAAGGAACCGATCGTCGTTCCGCTCTGGTCGCCGCACTGGGCGTACAACCAGTACAAGCTGACCAAGCTCAAGGACCCCAAGAACCTCTGGGGCAAGGGCGACGGCATCCACACGCTGACCCGCAAGGGCTTCTCCGACGAGAACCCCGAGGTCGGCAAGTGGCTGAAGAACTTCAAGATGACCGAGGACCAGCTCACCAGTCTTGAGGCGCAGATCCAGAAGAGCGGATCCGGCAAGGAGCAGGAAGCCGTCCGCACCTGGCTCAAGGCCAACCCGGGCGTCGCCGACAAGGCGGCCCCGGTCGCCGAGGCCGCCACCTCCAAGGATGCCAACGGCAAGGACGAGCGCGAGCGCGCCGTCGAGATGGCCTGGTTCCCGTGGGAGGAGGACATCGCCGCCACGTACCTGTGGAAGGCCGTCCTGGAGGACCGCGGTTACAAGATCAACCTGAAGCAGTTCGAGGTCGGTCCGATGTACACCGCGATGTCCCGCGGCCAGATCGACGTGCAGTTCGACGGCTGGCTGCCGTACACCCAGAAGAACTACTGGGACAAGTACGGCTCGAAGCTGACGGACATCGGCTCCTGGTACGGCCCCACCTCGATCGAGGTCGCGGTGCCGGGCTACGTCAAGGACGTGAAGACCCTGGCGGATCTCAAGGGCAAGAGTTCCCAGTTCAAGGGCCGGATCGTCGGCATCGAGCCGGGCACGGCCACGATGGAGAACCTCAAGAAGAACGTGCTGCCGAAGTACGGCCTCGACAAGGAGTACAAGGTCGTCGACTCCTCGACGCCCGGCATGCTCGCCGAGCTGAAGCGCGCGTACGCCAAGAAGGAGCCCGTCGCCGTGCTCCTGTGGACCCCGCACTGGGCCTACAGCGAGTACAAGATGACGAAGCTCCAGGACCCCCGGAAGGCCTTCGGTGAGGGCGACCGCCTGCACACCATCGGCTCCAAGGACTTCCCGAAGAACTACCCGCAGCTGACCAAGTGGTTCAAGGACTTCAAGCTGAGCGAGGACCAGCTCGCCGGCCTGGAGAACGAGATCCAGAAGCTCGGTACGGGACACGAGGAAGAAGCCGTGAAGTCCTGGATGGCCAAGAACCCGGGCATCGCGGACAAGATGGCTCCGCAGCAGTAA
- a CDS encoding helix-turn-helix transcriptional regulator, whose product MDDKETLRVGAAVRRQRRSLGLTLAAVATRSGLSVPFLSQIENERARPSARSLDRVADALETTTARLRAAADSARSVDVVRGGPQDGVRRVVRGRHQLSALEFTGELDLGREFQHRNDEVMYVAEGAAEVEAEGQAYRLERGDTLFLSGGVRHRWRATVPGTRLLFVAVAEHIDATFDPRR is encoded by the coding sequence ATGGACGACAAGGAAACACTCCGGGTGGGCGCGGCGGTCCGCCGACAGCGCAGGTCCCTGGGGCTCACGCTGGCCGCGGTCGCGACGCGCAGTGGCCTGTCCGTACCGTTCCTCAGCCAGATCGAGAACGAGCGGGCCAGACCCAGCGCCCGGTCCCTGGACCGGGTCGCGGACGCCCTGGAGACCACCACCGCGCGTCTGCGGGCCGCCGCCGACTCGGCGCGCTCGGTCGACGTCGTGCGCGGCGGGCCGCAGGACGGTGTACGCAGGGTGGTGCGCGGACGTCATCAGCTCAGCGCCCTCGAATTCACCGGTGAGCTCGATCTGGGGCGCGAGTTCCAGCACCGCAACGACGAGGTGATGTACGTGGCGGAGGGTGCCGCCGAGGTGGAGGCCGAGGGCCAGGCGTACCGGCTGGAGCGCGGGGACACGCTGTTCCTGTCGGGCGGGGTGCGTCACCGCTGGCGGGCCACGGTCCCCGGTACCCGGCTGCTGTTCGTCGCGGTCGCCGAGCACATCGACGCGACGTTCGACCCGCGTCGCT
- a CDS encoding 5'-3' exonuclease — MLLDTASLYYRAYFGVPDSVRAPDGTPVNAVRGLLDFIGRLVQDHRPDDLVACMDADWRPHWRVELIPSYKAHRVAVETAGGLPDEEETPDTLAPQVPIIEDVLDALGIARVGVAEYEADDVIGTLAGLATGPVDIVTGDRDLYQLVDDARGVRVLYPLKGVGSLQVTDEAWLREKYGVDGPGYVDLALLRGDPSDGLPGVPGIGEKTAAKLLDAFGDLAGIMAAVDDPAAKLTPSQRKRLDEARDYVAVAPTVVRVAGDVPLPEFDPALPAEPRDPAALEALADQWGLGGALQRLLSTLRN; from the coding sequence ATGCTCCTCGACACCGCTTCCCTCTACTACCGCGCCTACTTCGGAGTCCCCGACTCGGTGCGCGCACCGGACGGCACCCCGGTCAACGCCGTGCGCGGACTGCTCGATTTCATCGGCCGGCTCGTGCAGGACCACCGGCCGGACGATCTGGTCGCGTGCATGGACGCGGACTGGCGGCCGCACTGGCGGGTCGAACTGATCCCCTCGTACAAGGCGCACCGGGTCGCGGTGGAGACCGCCGGCGGGCTGCCCGACGAGGAGGAGACGCCCGACACGCTGGCCCCGCAGGTGCCGATCATCGAGGACGTGCTCGATGCCCTGGGGATCGCACGGGTCGGTGTCGCGGAGTACGAGGCGGACGACGTGATCGGCACGCTGGCCGGCCTGGCGACCGGCCCGGTGGACATCGTCACGGGCGACCGGGACCTCTACCAGCTGGTGGACGACGCCCGCGGGGTACGGGTGCTCTACCCGCTGAAGGGCGTCGGTTCGCTCCAGGTGACGGACGAGGCCTGGCTGCGCGAGAAGTACGGGGTGGACGGCCCGGGCTACGTCGATCTGGCACTGCTGCGCGGCGACCCGAGCGACGGGCTGCCCGGCGTGCCCGGCATCGGCGAGAAGACGGCGGCGAAGCTGCTGGACGCCTTCGGCGATCTGGCCGGAATCATGGCGGCGGTGGACGACCCGGCCGCGAAGCTGACGCCGTCGCAACGCAAACGCCTCGACGAGGCCCGTGACTACGTGGCCGTCGCACCGACGGTGGTCCGGGTCGCCGGTGACGTACCGCTCCCGGAGTTCGACCCCGCGCTTCCCGCCGAGCCGCGCGACCCGGCGGCGCTCGAAGCCCTTGCGGACCAGTGGGGGCTGGGCGGCGCCCTGCAGCGCCTGCTCTCCACACTTCGGAACTGA